Proteins co-encoded in one Bacillus infantis NRRL B-14911 genomic window:
- a CDS encoding S8 family peptidase — MKECVRVIPYQVIEQSEAVSGIPEGIGLIQAPKIWEETRGEGITIAVLDTGCDISHPDLKNQIIGGRNFTGDDSGNPDIYKDYNGHGTHVAGTIAAEGKEPGISGVAPGSKLLIVKVLDRNGSGQYDWIIEGIRYAIDQKADIISMSLGGQNDMPELHEVIKEAVRNNISVVCAAGNEGDGKESTDEFAYPGCYNEVISVGAIDLDRNSSQFTNSHNEIDLVAPGEEIQSTYLNGKYATLSGTSMAAPHVSGAMALIKNVANKNFDRNLSEAELFAQLIRRTVPLGNSAKLEGNGLVYLTLLEHLSDIFTSKVLPMVLKS, encoded by the coding sequence ATGAAAGAATGTGTACGTGTGATCCCGTATCAGGTAATTGAACAATCAGAGGCGGTATCAGGCATTCCGGAAGGCATCGGATTGATACAGGCGCCAAAAATCTGGGAAGAAACAAGGGGAGAAGGCATTACAATCGCTGTACTCGATACAGGCTGCGACATCAGCCACCCTGATTTAAAGAATCAAATCATCGGCGGCAGGAATTTTACTGGCGATGATTCCGGAAATCCGGATATTTATAAAGACTATAACGGCCATGGCACCCATGTTGCGGGGACCATTGCAGCAGAAGGCAAAGAGCCCGGCATATCGGGCGTTGCGCCAGGTTCAAAGCTGCTCATTGTCAAAGTGCTTGATAGAAACGGCTCCGGCCAGTATGACTGGATTATTGAAGGAATCCGCTACGCTATCGACCAAAAAGCCGATATTATTTCCATGTCGCTCGGCGGCCAGAATGACATGCCTGAGCTTCATGAAGTTATAAAGGAAGCCGTACGGAACAACATCTCTGTTGTATGTGCAGCGGGTAATGAAGGAGACGGAAAAGAATCAACTGATGAGTTCGCCTATCCGGGCTGCTATAACGAAGTGATCAGTGTAGGTGCAATCGATTTGGACAGGAATTCTTCACAATTTACCAATTCACATAATGAAATCGACCTGGTTGCACCAGGGGAAGAAATACAATCAACCTATTTAAATGGGAAGTATGCCACTTTGAGCGGCACCTCCATGGCTGCCCCGCATGTATCCGGTGCGATGGCGCTTATTAAGAATGTGGCCAACAAAAACTTTGACCGGAATCTTTCCGAGGCAGAGCTTTTCGCCCAGCTCATCAGACGCACCGTTCCGCTTGGCAATTCAGCCAAGCTTGAAGGCAATGGCCTTGTTTATCTAACTTTGCTTGAACATCTTTCAGATATTTTCACATCTAAAGTTCTGCCGATGGTCTTAAAATCATGA
- a CDS encoding undecaprenyldiphospho-muramoylpentapeptide beta-N-acetylglucosaminyltransferase gives MKKTLVLTGGGSAGHVTPNMALIKELEGENIDIHYIGSREGIEKELISGLSIPYHSISSGKLRRYADFENVKDMFKVAKGCTEALWILKQLKPGLVFSKGGFVSVPVIAAAKLLGIPVFIHESDLTPGLANRISKRFASKIYTSFEETLQYLPNGKAQAIGSPIRREILSGIKEKGLEFLGFDRTRPVLAIMGGSLGAKKINEAVRQEIEQIGGQFQIVHLCGKGNLDPALEGRPGYRQFEFLNSELSDVLACTDLMVTRGGSNAIFEFLALRIPMLIIPLSRKQSRGDQILNAKSFEEKGYSLTLQEEDLTAASLAGYIALLSKHRESILKQMEESRMKDALSVMAGNIRDKLQQN, from the coding sequence ATGAAAAAGACACTTGTTTTGACGGGCGGGGGCTCAGCCGGCCATGTTACCCCCAATATGGCTTTGATTAAAGAACTTGAGGGGGAAAATATAGACATCCATTATATTGGCAGCAGAGAGGGCATTGAAAAAGAGCTTATCAGCGGTCTTTCCATTCCCTATCATTCGATTTCAAGCGGGAAACTAAGGAGGTACGCCGACTTTGAAAATGTAAAGGATATGTTCAAAGTGGCAAAAGGATGTACTGAAGCGCTCTGGATTCTTAAACAGCTCAAGCCAGGCCTCGTTTTTTCCAAAGGGGGTTTTGTATCCGTACCTGTCATCGCGGCAGCAAAGCTCCTCGGAATTCCGGTATTCATCCATGAAAGCGATCTAACACCGGGCCTGGCTAACCGGATTTCAAAAAGGTTTGCTTCAAAGATTTATACTTCATTTGAAGAAACTCTGCAGTACCTTCCAAATGGAAAAGCACAGGCAATCGGCTCGCCAATCAGGAGGGAAATCCTTTCTGGCATCAAGGAGAAGGGGCTTGAATTCCTCGGTTTTGACAGAACCAGGCCGGTTCTTGCCATTATGGGTGGCAGCCTAGGGGCAAAGAAGATTAACGAAGCAGTGCGGCAGGAAATTGAACAAATCGGCGGCCAGTTTCAAATCGTGCACCTTTGCGGAAAAGGAAATCTTGATCCTGCATTGGAAGGCCGGCCAGGATACAGGCAATTTGAATTCCTGAACAGTGAACTTTCAGATGTACTTGCCTGTACAGATTTAATGGTAACCAGAGGAGGCTCTAATGCTATTTTTGAATTCCTTGCCCTCCGTATTCCGATGCTTATCATTCCTTTGAGCAGGAAACAAAGCAGGGGCGATCAGATTCTGAATGCAAAAAGCTTTGAGGAAAAAGGCTATTCATTGACCTTGCAGGAAGAAGACCTGACAGCCGCATCTTTAGCCGGGTATATTGCCCTTTTAAGTAAACACAGGGAAAGCATACTGAAACAGATGGAAGAATCAAGGATGAAGGATGCTTTATCCGTCATGGCTGGTAACATTAGGGACAAATTGCAGCAGAATTAG
- a CDS encoding exodeoxyribonuclease III: MKLVSWNVNGIRACVKKGFLDFFMEENADIFCIQESKLQEGQIELNLDGYHQYWNYAEKKGYSGTAVFTKEKPLYVSYGIAGRETEPEGRSLTLEFENFYLLNVYTPNSKRDLARLPYRLEWEDEIREYILELEQKKPVILCGDLNVAHLDIDLKNARSNRGNSGFTDEERGKMTSLLSEGFVDSFRYLYPEQEGAYTWWSYMAKVRERNIGWRIDYFIVSDKLKEHILDSKIYCDIMGSDHCPIMLEMAL, translated from the coding sequence ATGAAATTAGTATCTTGGAATGTTAACGGAATCCGGGCCTGCGTCAAAAAAGGCTTCCTGGATTTTTTCATGGAAGAAAATGCAGATATATTCTGCATTCAGGAATCAAAACTTCAGGAGGGACAGATTGAACTCAATCTGGATGGCTATCACCAGTACTGGAACTATGCCGAGAAAAAAGGCTATTCCGGGACCGCCGTTTTTACAAAGGAAAAGCCCCTCTATGTATCCTATGGGATAGCCGGAAGAGAAACAGAACCAGAAGGACGGAGCCTGACTCTTGAGTTTGAAAATTTTTACCTTCTGAATGTGTATACACCTAACTCTAAGAGGGACCTGGCAAGGCTTCCTTACCGGCTGGAATGGGAGGATGAGATTCGGGAATATATCCTTGAGCTTGAACAAAAGAAGCCAGTCATACTCTGCGGGGACCTGAACGTCGCCCATCTTGACATAGACCTTAAAAATGCCAGGTCTAACAGAGGAAACTCCGGATTTACGGATGAAGAGCGCGGAAAAATGACATCTCTTCTGTCAGAAGGATTTGTAGACTCCTTCAGATACCTTTATCCAGAGCAGGAAGGCGCTTATACGTGGTGGTCCTATATGGCCAAGGTCAGGGAGCGGAACATCGGATGGCGCATCGACTATTTTATAGTATCTGATAAACTGAAAGAGCATATACTAGATTCTAAGATTTATTGTGACATCATGGGCAGCGATCACTGCCCGATCATGCTCGAAATGGCCCTTTAG
- the mug gene encoding G/U mismatch-specific DNA glycosylase — MLKPIKDHLKPGLDIIFVGFNPSIRSAETGHHFANPNNRFWKILYEAGITPKKFLPQEDSLLLDLNIGLTNIVPRPTKAADEITREEYKEGRERLISLITELKPKAVCFVGKGVYLEYSGSKKAPWGRQDISIVPGVIEFAAPSSSGLVRMKMDEVIDIYKELPAIVYEQAPSRHGEDS, encoded by the coding sequence ATGCTAAAACCAATAAAAGACCATCTCAAGCCAGGCTTGGATATCATCTTTGTCGGCTTCAACCCCAGCATCCGGTCAGCTGAGACCGGACATCATTTCGCCAATCCGAATAACCGGTTTTGGAAAATCCTTTATGAAGCGGGCATCACTCCTAAAAAATTTCTCCCTCAAGAAGACAGCCTGCTGCTGGATTTGAATATAGGGCTGACCAATATCGTCCCGAGGCCGACCAAAGCAGCAGACGAAATAACCAGGGAAGAATATAAAGAAGGCAGAGAAAGGCTCATCTCACTCATTACGGAGCTGAAGCCAAAGGCAGTCTGTTTTGTCGGCAAAGGGGTTTACCTGGAGTACAGCGGCAGCAAAAAAGCACCATGGGGACGCCAGGACATTTCTATTGTTCCAGGGGTTATTGAATTTGCAGCTCCTTCTTCCAGCGGACTGGTGCGGATGAAAATGGACGAAGTAATTGATATATATAAAGAATTGCCTGCCATCGTGTATGAACAGGCACCCTCCCGGCATGGAGAGGACAGCTAA
- a CDS encoding peptidylprolyl isomerase: MAKKGYIQMKDGEKIEFELYPNEAPGTVANFEKLANEGFYNGLNFHRVIPGFVSQGGCPNGTGTGGPGYTINCETEGNPHKHESGSLSMAHAGKNTGGSQFFIVHDPQPHLNGVHTVFGKVTSGLEAAKAMKNGDVMEKVEIYDA, encoded by the coding sequence ATGGCGAAAAAAGGATACATACAAATGAAAGACGGCGAGAAGATCGAGTTTGAATTATACCCTAATGAGGCTCCGGGCACAGTTGCTAACTTTGAAAAGCTTGCAAACGAAGGCTTCTATAACGGCTTGAACTTCCACCGCGTGATTCCTGGATTCGTGAGCCAAGGCGGCTGCCCGAATGGAACTGGGACTGGCGGACCTGGCTACACAATCAATTGTGAAACAGAAGGCAACCCTCATAAGCATGAATCAGGGTCTCTATCAATGGCACATGCAGGCAAAAATACAGGCGGAAGCCAGTTCTTTATTGTACATGACCCTCAGCCTCACCTGAACGGAGTCCATACTGTTTTTGGTAAAGTAACATCTGGCCTTGAAGCTGCTAAAGCGATGAAAAACGGCGATGTTATGGAAAAAGTTGAAATATACGACGCCTAA
- a CDS encoding HD domain-containing protein has product MRDVTLEQIFKHRIAQKYLTRSGVAHAVAVSNHSFKLAAERGADPDMAAKAGLLHDMGHYTWYKNGKWDYDLYKKNDIHAIKGAERAHKLLIRLGENPVKAKEIALAILFHTDSFLPGGEVIRTPLQTIVKLADEFDEEPGGAHHYRKVDEERALESLRRLDKKIDNLLEAE; this is encoded by the coding sequence TTGAGAGATGTCACTTTAGAACAGATTTTCAAACACAGAATCGCCCAAAAGTATTTGACACGATCCGGGGTGGCCCATGCAGTTGCGGTTTCCAATCACAGTTTTAAGCTTGCGGCTGAAAGAGGCGCTGATCCTGACATGGCTGCTAAAGCAGGGCTCCTGCATGATATGGGGCATTACACTTGGTATAAAAATGGAAAGTGGGATTATGATCTCTACAAAAAGAATGATATACATGCGATAAAAGGTGCAGAAAGGGCACATAAACTTTTGATCAGGCTGGGTGAAAATCCTGTTAAAGCAAAAGAAATAGCTCTTGCTATTCTTTTTCATACAGATTCCTTTCTTCCTGGGGGGGAAGTCATCCGCACGCCTCTTCAAACAATTGTAAAATTGGCCGACGAATTTGATGAAGAACCTGGCGGCGCCCACCATTACAGAAAAGTTGATGAAGAAAGGGCCCTTGAAAGCCTTAGAAGGCTTGATAAGAAGATCGATAATCTTCTGGAAGCTGAATAA
- a CDS encoding transglycosylase domain-containing protein, with protein MERLKQVWEYIKRFWKRKHITQILLLAALTALLLAILFFAYLAATANVQSLKDGLKQSTVLYDKDGDEAGKLAANRTGGAKIEELPDHMKEAVVSIEDERFYKHNGFDIKGIARAFFSNLFAGRITGGGSTITQQLAKNALLSPEQTYRRKAEEIFLAVEIEKNYKKEDILLMYLNQVYFGSGAWGIDRAARTYFNKPISGVTISEAALLAGLLQSPSALDPYQHYDRSISRRDTVLGKMQELGYISKDEYEKAIAEKIVLEDGSSNTEARKYPYYVDAVLDEATSKYGLTQEEIFTRGYTIYTELDQNIQSGLEKVYDRDSLFPAGRGGQLVQSGSVLLDPSTGGVRAIVGGRGEHVFRGFNRGTHIKAQPGSTLKPLSVYTPAIEEGYDASSILKDEPMTFGNYKPENFSRTYAGEVPMYKAVEESLNIPAVWLLNEIGIDKGMDSLKRFGIPTEKEDRALGIALGGMRKGISPLQLAQAYAAFPNEGKRHDAHFITKIVGPTGNVIAERKKKTVKVTSKAAAREMTSMLLNVVESGTGQRTRIPEVQIAGKTGSTQLPYNDIDGTKDQWFVGYTPSLVGAVWLGYDKTDREHYLSTSSSETVVPIFKSIMEQVLPYTEQKDFGTESVNDQLAEEAEPDIDLQERAEEFSKRLKEDLPEWKEKWQDARELLDKTEEKLNEIWDKIGS; from the coding sequence ATGGAAAGACTCAAACAGGTCTGGGAATATATCAAACGCTTTTGGAAGAGAAAGCATATCACACAGATCCTGCTGCTTGCCGCCCTGACGGCCCTGCTGCTCGCCATTTTGTTTTTTGCCTACCTTGCAGCCACGGCCAATGTCCAATCCTTGAAGGATGGCCTGAAGCAGTCGACCGTCCTTTATGATAAAGACGGAGATGAGGCCGGAAAGCTTGCCGCCAACAGGACCGGGGGAGCAAAAATAGAAGAGTTGCCTGACCATATGAAGGAAGCTGTCGTCAGTATTGAGGACGAGCGTTTTTACAAGCATAATGGCTTTGATATAAAAGGGATTGCAAGGGCCTTTTTCAGTAATTTGTTTGCAGGGAGGATCACTGGCGGCGGCAGCACCATCACACAGCAGCTCGCCAAAAATGCATTGCTGTCGCCGGAACAAACATACAGAAGAAAAGCTGAGGAGATTTTCCTGGCGGTCGAAATAGAAAAGAATTACAAAAAAGAAGATATCCTGCTGATGTACCTGAACCAGGTTTATTTTGGCAGCGGGGCATGGGGCATTGACAGGGCCGCAAGAACCTATTTCAATAAACCGATAAGCGGAGTCACCATCAGCGAAGCAGCGCTGCTTGCGGGACTGCTGCAGTCTCCATCAGCATTAGATCCTTACCAGCATTATGACAGGAGCATAAGCAGGCGTGACACGGTGCTTGGAAAAATGCAGGAACTTGGATACATCTCAAAGGATGAATATGAAAAGGCTATCGCGGAGAAAATTGTCCTGGAAGATGGAAGTTCAAACACAGAAGCAAGAAAGTATCCCTATTATGTAGATGCAGTCCTTGATGAGGCAACAAGCAAGTATGGCCTTACCCAGGAGGAGATATTTACAAGAGGCTATACCATTTATACAGAACTGGATCAAAATATACAATCCGGCCTTGAAAAGGTATATGACAGAGATTCCCTTTTCCCTGCAGGCAGAGGAGGACAGCTGGTGCAGAGCGGCTCAGTCCTATTAGATCCGTCGACCGGCGGTGTCCGTGCCATTGTTGGAGGCCGGGGTGAGCATGTATTCAGAGGCTTTAACAGAGGGACACATATAAAGGCTCAGCCAGGGTCCACCTTAAAACCGCTCTCAGTATATACACCTGCTATAGAAGAAGGCTATGATGCTTCATCTATCCTGAAGGATGAGCCGATGACATTCGGGAATTATAAGCCGGAAAATTTCTCGCGGACGTATGCCGGCGAGGTGCCGATGTATAAAGCAGTTGAAGAATCGCTTAACATTCCTGCTGTCTGGCTGCTCAATGAAATCGGGATTGATAAAGGCATGGATTCTTTAAAGCGCTTTGGAATCCCGACTGAGAAGGAAGACAGAGCGCTTGGCATCGCTCTTGGCGGAATGAGAAAAGGAATTTCGCCGCTGCAGCTCGCACAAGCATATGCCGCTTTTCCTAACGAAGGAAAAAGGCATGATGCCCACTTTATTACCAAGATAGTCGGACCGACAGGGAATGTTATTGCTGAAAGAAAGAAAAAAACGGTCAAAGTCACTTCCAAGGCAGCGGCAAGGGAGATGACATCCATGCTCCTTAATGTTGTCGAAAGCGGAACCGGCCAAAGGACCAGGATTCCGGAAGTACAGATAGCGGGAAAAACCGGCTCCACACAGCTGCCTTACAATGATATCGACGGCACGAAGGATCAATGGTTTGTAGGCTATACACCTTCATTGGTAGGTGCTGTATGGCTAGGCTATGATAAAACAGACAGGGAGCATTATTTATCAACAAGCAGCTCTGAAACTGTAGTGCCTATTTTCAAAAGCATCATGGAGCAGGTGCTGCCTTATACAGAACAGAAAGATTTTGGAACAGAGTCAGTTAATGATCAGCTCGCAGAAGAAGCTGAACCTGATATCGATCTTCAGGAGCGGGCTGAGGAATTCAGCAAGCGATTGAAGGAAGATTTGCCGGAATGGAAAGAAAAATGGCAGGATGCACGGGAGCTGCTCGATAAAACAGAAGAAAAACTAAATGAGATTTGGGACAAAATTGGAAGTTAG
- a CDS encoding STAS domain-containing protein, with amino-acid sequence MDSIVLDHLSVAVMAIDENFTIKVANKRCKEILGIDPEEALGQNIDEFFGHPPEFTRTVQHTLEQGKNFRYDVFPYTWGKYELTLSQRSTLLKDDNNQIKGAMVEFEDITERHKMEEQYKNFIEESTVNIILVDDKIGMLSLHALPYDVSPAKMADLTAKAMQSASQKQIRALVLDMSKLFTIKLLANAAGFVKLMQGFRMIGIEVVFAGIRPDIAVQSVQAGIRLEGIETFSQLDSAIRHLKEKY; translated from the coding sequence ATGGATTCTATTGTTTTGGATCATTTGTCGGTTGCTGTCATGGCAATTGACGAAAATTTTACTATTAAAGTAGCCAATAAAAGATGCAAGGAAATATTGGGAATAGATCCTGAAGAAGCGCTTGGGCAGAATATCGACGAATTTTTTGGCCATCCGCCTGAATTTACCAGGACCGTTCAGCACACCCTTGAACAGGGAAAGAACTTCCGATACGATGTGTTCCCATATACTTGGGGTAAATACGAATTGACATTGAGCCAGCGTTCCACCTTGCTCAAGGACGATAATAACCAGATAAAAGGTGCTATGGTTGAATTTGAAGACATCACAGAGCGGCACAAGATGGAGGAGCAATATAAAAACTTCATCGAGGAAAGCACAGTAAACATCATTCTTGTAGATGATAAGATTGGAATGCTTTCTCTCCATGCGCTGCCATATGATGTGTCACCGGCCAAAATGGCAGACCTTACTGCTAAAGCCATGCAATCAGCAAGCCAAAAGCAGATCAGGGCCCTGGTTCTCGATATGTCTAAACTGTTTACTATTAAATTGCTTGCCAATGCTGCAGGGTTTGTAAAGCTTATGCAGGGATTCAGGATGATTGGCATTGAAGTTGTATTTGCAGGCATACGGCCGGATATTGCAGTACAGTCAGTACAGGCCGGAATCAGGCTGGAAGGAATCGAAACATTTTCTCAGCTTGATTCAGCCATCAGGCACTTAAAAGAAAAGTATTAG
- a CDS encoding ring-cleaving dioxygenase, with protein sequence MNLLALKGIHHVSAITANAKKNYEFYTDTLGMRLVKKTVNQDDTSVYHLFYADERGNPGTDLTFFEIPNAGHTYPGTNSISLTSLRVPSDRSLEYWQDRFKEHGVEYTAITSDSGRNMLFFTDFEDQRLALISDEANTGEEGGRPWEQSPVPAEHGIIGLGPVFLTVAELSRTEDTLVSLLGFRKKDSYSASALGGHTAHVYETGKGGSGTEVHIIVRDDLPKERPGRGSVHHVAFRVENQEELNKWVALLKEKRIPSSGFVERYYFKSLYFREPNGILFELATDGPGFESDEPFEELGQNLALPPYFEDRREEIEAKLKPLDTGR encoded by the coding sequence ATGAATTTGCTAGCATTGAAAGGCATCCACCATGTTTCTGCCATCACAGCAAACGCAAAAAAGAACTATGAATTCTACACTGACACTTTAGGCATGAGGCTCGTAAAGAAGACGGTGAACCAGGATGATACTTCTGTTTACCATTTGTTTTATGCAGATGAAAGGGGAAACCCGGGAACTGACTTAACCTTTTTTGAAATACCGAATGCAGGGCACACCTACCCCGGAACCAACAGCATCAGCCTCACTTCCCTAAGAGTTCCGAGTGACCGCTCACTTGAGTATTGGCAGGACCGGTTTAAGGAACACGGGGTCGAATATACGGCCATTACTTCTGACAGCGGTAGAAACATGCTTTTTTTCACTGACTTTGAAGATCAAAGACTTGCACTTATTTCTGATGAAGCGAACACCGGGGAAGAAGGAGGGCGCCCTTGGGAGCAAAGCCCTGTTCCCGCAGAGCATGGAATCATAGGTCTTGGACCCGTATTCCTGACTGTCGCCGAACTGAGCCGGACAGAAGATACCCTTGTCAGCCTTTTAGGTTTCCGAAAGAAAGATTCTTATTCCGCATCTGCGCTTGGCGGCCATACAGCACATGTGTATGAAACAGGAAAGGGAGGATCAGGGACCGAGGTACACATCATTGTTCGGGATGACTTGCCAAAGGAAAGGCCAGGCCGCGGAAGCGTGCACCATGTAGCTTTCCGTGTTGAAAACCAGGAAGAGCTGAATAAATGGGTTGCCCTCCTGAAAGAAAAAAGAATCCCCAGCTCTGGATTTGTAGAGCGCTATTATTTTAAATCACTATACTTCAGGGAGCCGAATGGCATTCTGTTCGAGCTGGCGACTGACGGACCAGGGTTCGAAAGTGATGAGCCATTTGAAGAGCTGGGGCAGAATCTTGCTCTGCCGCCTTATTTTGAAGACCGGAGAGAAGAGATAGAAGCTAAATTGAAGCCTCTTGATACAGGAAGATAG
- a CDS encoding AAA domain-containing protein has product MMSSTKRYIAEWQKALQSEIQHMKNYGSSKYPLHNGILISSHEGFVYFFETESALHVPIGSQVKISWGHKKAEGRILSSEGRNIIVSADQYLGEELQYASLHHDPWELIDQLIQRLDDIKKSKTKRLRIKKLMDPSMPAAHPGGKAKSPVHELILRSKYNPVTFVWGPPGTGKTYTLARTAANKYFKKLKVLVLSHSNQAVDVLMAEIASFSSRKSETKDGDILRYGTRSSSEAHAGGLFHSDRLIEKHHPDLADKKSQLMEEKRLLKSDLGRSFSKRDSEKLVEIETKLAAVLEKIRKKEIEYVKDAGIIGTTLARAAGDPAIYESQFDLVIVDEASMAYVPQAAFAASLGKRIIICGDFKQLPPIAASRSELAVKWLKEDIFHHSGAASAVGNGQMHPHLFLLKEQRRMHPDISAFTNKHVYHSLVTDFEGTAELRAGISKLNPFKNMASIMVDSSEMGKYGVKDNNSGSRSNLLHLALSFQLIHEAYLDGARSIGYATPYRVQASLMEQFMEEVYSSEAAAADIIAATVHRFQGSERDIMVFDTVDSFPFEKAGMLMTGKDSERLINVAVTRTRGKFIQVGDIRFIKEKVYTGKTWRKLAEHQLKMDQAVTPSSIGRWIRNQHQALQWIHSRKTGKVENDLLQAKSAIIISLPATHALDEEWTKIVNGMTGKASVTLISDKRHETLKHAAFVQKDVPFPFISIDSSILWLGMPFCRHEGIRPPYIAVRFLSENIAGYVESQFL; this is encoded by the coding sequence ATGATGAGCAGCACAAAAAGATATATAGCAGAATGGCAAAAGGCCCTTCAATCAGAAATACAGCATATGAAAAATTATGGAAGCAGTAAATATCCCCTTCACAATGGCATTCTGATATCAAGCCATGAAGGGTTTGTTTATTTTTTTGAGACAGAATCTGCACTGCATGTGCCTATCGGATCACAGGTGAAAATCAGCTGGGGGCATAAAAAAGCTGAAGGAAGGATCCTGTCTTCTGAAGGCCGGAATATCATTGTCTCTGCGGACCAGTATTTGGGTGAGGAACTGCAATATGCATCCCTGCACCATGATCCCTGGGAGCTGATCGATCAGCTCATACAGCGGCTTGATGATATAAAAAAAAGCAAAACGAAGAGGCTGCGGATCAAAAAACTGATGGATCCCTCCATGCCGGCAGCCCATCCGGGAGGAAAGGCCAAATCCCCTGTCCATGAACTTATTTTGAGATCCAAATATAACCCGGTTACATTTGTATGGGGTCCCCCGGGGACTGGGAAAACATATACGCTTGCCCGGACAGCAGCTAATAAATATTTCAAAAAACTGAAGGTGCTTGTTCTATCACACAGCAACCAGGCGGTTGATGTACTGATGGCCGAAATTGCCTCTTTTTCGTCCCGCAAATCCGAAACCAAAGACGGGGATATTCTCAGGTATGGAACGAGAAGCAGCAGTGAAGCACATGCAGGGGGGCTGTTTCATTCCGACAGGCTCATTGAAAAGCACCACCCGGATCTGGCAGATAAAAAATCTCAGCTGATGGAAGAAAAAAGGCTGTTAAAATCTGATTTGGGGCGCTCTTTCAGTAAAAGGGATTCTGAAAAGCTGGTTGAAATTGAAACTAAGCTCGCAGCCGTTCTGGAGAAGATCCGCAAAAAGGAAATTGAATATGTTAAGGATGCAGGCATCATTGGAACCACTCTTGCCAGGGCAGCAGGCGATCCGGCGATTTATGAAAGCCAATTTGATCTTGTCATTGTGGATGAAGCGAGCATGGCTTATGTACCGCAGGCTGCCTTTGCTGCCTCTCTGGGTAAAAGGATCATCATTTGCGGAGACTTCAAACAGCTTCCGCCTATAGCCGCCTCCAGGAGCGAACTGGCAGTCAAATGGCTGAAAGAGGATATTTTCCACCATTCAGGGGCCGCTTCTGCGGTCGGGAATGGCCAGATGCATCCCCATTTGTTTTTGCTGAAAGAACAAAGGAGGATGCATCCGGATATTTCTGCTTTTACCAATAAACATGTTTACCATTCCCTTGTGACTGATTTTGAAGGCACAGCCGAGCTGCGGGCAGGTATTTCCAAATTAAATCCGTTCAAAAACATGGCATCTATTATGGTTGACAGCTCTGAGATGGGAAAGTACGGAGTTAAAGATAATAACAGCGGATCCAGAAGCAACCTTCTTCATCTTGCGCTTTCATTCCAGCTGATCCACGAGGCATATCTGGATGGGGCCAGGTCAATAGGTTATGCTACACCTTACAGGGTTCAAGCTTCATTGATGGAACAGTTCATGGAAGAGGTATACAGCTCTGAAGCTGCTGCTGCAGACATTATTGCGGCAACCGTCCATCGTTTCCAGGGGAGCGAAAGAGATATAATGGTCTTTGACACCGTTGACAGCTTTCCTTTTGAAAAAGCTGGGATGCTTATGACTGGAAAAGACAGTGAAAGGCTGATCAATGTAGCCGTAACAAGGACAAGGGGAAAATTCATACAGGTAGGGGATATCCGTTTTATCAAAGAAAAAGTATATACAGGAAAAACATGGCGGAAACTGGCAGAACACCAGCTTAAGATGGATCAGGCTGTTACTCCCTCCAGTATCGGAAGATGGATCAGGAACCAGCACCAGGCTCTGCAATGGATTCACAGCAGGAAAACCGGCAAAGTTGAAAATGATTTATTACAGGCCAAATCAGCCATCATCATTTCGCTGCCAGCCACCCATGCATTGGACGAAGAATGGACAAAAATAGTGAACGGAATGACTGGAAAAGCCAGTGTCACGCTGATTTCAGACAAAAGGCATGAGACGTTAAAGCATGCCGCTTTCGTTCAAAAAGATGTACCGTTTCCTTTCATCAGCATTGACAGCAGCATCTTATGGCTGGGAATGCCTTTTTGCAGACATGAAGGCATCAGGCCTCCATATATTGCTGTCAGATTTCTATCGGAAAACATTGCCGGCTACGTTGAATCGCAATTTCTGTGA